The genomic segment ACTTGCCATTGCTCTAATTGTGATCCTCTTTTCAATTAGAACAACATTAAGCAGAGTCATGTCAAAGACTCTTGGTTTCCTACCAACTCTTCCCCCTTTTCTACTATTAACATCAACTACAATGCCATTTTGCATTGTTGTTTTGGCTTATTCCTAAAGCCTTGCTACTGTCCACCTagatgtgttatgttgcaatgcaattgtttttattgtacCCATGGCAAACGTCTATCTGGTTCTTTAGACAAACAAGTTAATTGCTATACAATTAACTTTCTGGTCTGAACTGGAAATTCCCTCTTGTGACCTAttggttattgtgttgaagtttgtTGTTGGTTTGGTTCAGCTACTGTTTTCTCCTGTGAGATTGATTAACTTTAGCTAACGGTATTCATAATTTTCACTTGTGTACTCCTCATAAATGTCAAATTCAAAATCTATATTAAGGTTTTCAAAGTAAGAAATAAATACCTCAATATCAAGATTGATGAATTCCTCTTCTTGACCTTGAACTTCATCTATTTGCCTTTTTTGATTGTTTGAGCTTTATATTGTTTTCCCACTGCatccctccccccccccccccccctcccaaaaaaaaaaattaattaatgttgtagttttgttggttttgtagaattgatgaaagaaatAGGATTGGATCCAAATTCTTATGAACAATTTAGAAGGGGAGAAAAGATATCAAAACAAGGCTATGAATTGAAGAAATGAAGTAAAATGCCTTTATATATGGGCATTTTGATCTATTGTATTGTAACTCAACTTTTGACTTTTggtaaaatttgtaaattttggtAGGAATGTTATGTTTTGGGGGGAAAATCTAATTTTGGAGTGAAATTTATGGTGAAATCAGTTCAGATTTCCCTTTGTATATGGACTTTCTGATGCACTGTAGCCATGTGCTCACCTTttctattttccttttttcccTCTTCAATTAACAGTAATGAGGCTATCAAGTCATATCAATATATAATCCAGCCTCCTTCTCTTAAGAATTGTGCCCATATAAAATGTAATAACAATATCAGAACATAGGAAGTATATTATTACTTGTCTGACAAGTGTCAAATCATTAAATAGAAATCTAATTGGTAGGGCTAAAGATTCATCAGTTGAGAGGTCTAGAGACATATCCAACGAGCAAACATGAGATAAAATTCAATGGATATATCCATCTAGATATGGGTCAACCAATCATTATTATGGAAAGCACGGAAAATTAAATGATCATTAACTCAATTTTCTATTTAGAAAAACTTATGATGCATAATACCGGAATCTATACAAAATAAAGAACATGAATCTAAAATGATAATCTTTTTTGGCTTAGAACTATTGACTTAAGCATTAAAGGAGATTTTTTAAGCTACCTTGGACTAGTCATATGtgatttgcaaaaaaaaaacacaaactatAAACTAGTtatcaaacaaatcaatttgGTAATCTTCTACAATATATACAAGTACATTAACTTATTTAAATGCAAAACGATGTATCTCAcatactattatattatattatgtaaaaaaatgCCAATACAATGCAAAAATATCCCATCataggagtttttttttttttttttttttttttttttttttttttttttgagataaatCCCATCACAGGAGATGTTTTTCATTGTGTAAAACATGGAGATACTTCAAAGGCCGCCAAGCCAACAACCAATTTTGAGGCTAAGATTACAAATGTAAgcattaattaatcaatttcatttttattttcaataattcttTATTTAGACCGTCTTATTATGAGACGATTATAATTGGATCAgcacaaattatttttaaaaaaattgttttctatACAAACATGAattcaatgtttattgtttttCTGTTGTTTTACTGATGGACCTTTTGTATTGACCCATCTCACAGTAAGACGGTCTTATACAAAACGCacattttgtatgagaccgtctcgttGTGAGATGAGCTCATACAAGCAGACCAttgtaaaaaaacataaaaaaaaaacaactagtcttatatgaaaccgtctcaccatgagacgaatCTATAGAAACGGTCCATtataaaaaaccattaataaaaaaaatgaaaactaaaCTCCTtggaagtgttttttttttttaaaaataaatgtaacgtttttttaaaataatttgagtTGGCCCAACTGAAGTCATTTGACAGTGCAACGGTCTCAATAGAAAgtttgcaaaaaaaaacaattatatttgAATTCACACTTTAGGaagcaattttttatttttaagagttTAGGCTAACTCAATTAGAATAGTACCGTTGTTGGCATTTTATTGGCCCTAGGCAAATTGGAAGAAGTAAGCCCTCCCTACAGAGTATCGATTCTGAACTTAAACGAATGTTTTGAAAAATTACAGAGATGGACACTATATATtgtaattatcattataaatatagatgtgttatatactttttaactgatataattaatcataaattacaaatttttaagCGTGAATTTCATTaactataatttttagatattagGTACTTTCTAACAAAAGAGCTTAGGCAATGAGAGATATTTTTCAATAAGAAAAGACCTTAGGCAATGAGAGATATTTTTCAATAAGAAAAGCAGCATAACTTAACATCGTCATTTACCAGTTAGCAGTTACCAGTTACCACAATTTAGGCAGTTACCAGTTACCACTATCCAATTCCAAAACCACCATAACTTacgaaaaaaatcaatttattttttttacgatAAAGAAATGCCAACGTCATATCCAAACATACACAGCAAAATATCTTCTCTTTTTTCTAGTCCCTTATTCTCAATTTCTCATACTCTCGAACCTTCTTCCATCGTCATAGTCCCCAGAAATTAGCTATCATCCACCctcctctctttctctctcctacttTGTAGAGAAAGGGAAAATAGAAGACAAATTCAAACCCATCTCCGGAGATATTTTTCTCTCTCCATCATTCCTCACCATCCATTTCTCCTCCATTTTTAATATTCTGATCTGATTTGTCAATTGCCATGATTTTTTAGCTTAATCATTGCCAATCACTATAAATATCTACTCAATTCGTCGATTCACCATCAAAATTTCACAAACAATGGAAAGAGCAGGAGGATCCAACGGAAGTAGTAATGGATCTTGCTATTACTCTGTTCTTGGAGTTGGTAAGGACGCCTCTTCCGCCGATATTCGCGCCGCTTATCGCAAACTTGCTCTTGTATACTCCCTATTCCTCtcttctaatttaattttttttaaaaatctcgTTTAATTTCTTAAATCAAATTTCTCTTTCGGAAGAAATGGCATCCTGATAGGTGGGCCCGAGCTTCTAATCCTTCCGTCGCCGCTGATGCTAAACGCCAGTTTCAGCATATTCAAGAAGCCTACTCAGGTTTTAATTCCActgattcttttttttaaagaaaaaaaattttaatactcCATATTTCtgtatttatattaaattatatttgggAAATTATACAGTGTTGTCGGATCAGGGTAAGCGATCAATGTACGATGCAGGATTTTATGATCcaacggaagaagaagatgaagttcgttccttccttattttcctttttctttttattttattgttctgCATGTTGATGATTGGCAATTTGGTTTAGTACGACGTCGTTCAGTGTTCCAACAAGTTGGAATATTTTCCTAATGACGTCGTATTTTGAAGCATTTTTAGCTTAATTTTGACAAATTATTCGAAGCATTttacctttattttatttattatgcaTGTTAATATTTATCGATTTGGTTTAATACGACGTCGTTTAATGTGCTAATAAAATGGAATATTGTGCAAACGACGCCGTATATGGAAGCATTTTAAGCTTAATTCTGACAATTTATTTATCTAACAGGGATTCTGTGATTTTATGCAAGAGATGCTTTCAATGATGGACAACGTTAGGGGAgaggtaaaatttaaaaatctttatcttctttttgttttaaatgtttttgtgaattaccatttttaaattttattatcataatttccaaaatatccaaaataaaatttccAAATATCCTGTGATCGACTCTTGTGAATTGGCTGCAAGTTgtaatttccaaaaaataaaatttgcaaatgattcttttttttttttaaattaaatttgaggGACGTGGAATTGAAAATATCATATTATATGATGAGAAGAAAATCTAAATTATGATCAAAGGAAGGATATTTATGTGATATTTTGTTATCAGAAGGACAGTCTAGAAGATCTACAAAATTTGTTCGTGGAGATGGTCGGTGGAGATGGGATGTGCTTTGACTTTCATGAGGATCAAACGGCGGCTAAAAGGACACGTAACGCGGCTCCTAAAGCTAATGTAACAGCCAAACGAAGTTCTTCTCGTTGCTGAAACGATGTCgtcgtgtttttttttttttttaaattgttagtaGCCTTAAAAGAGGGCCATTATTTTTCTTGGACTTGTTCAAGTTCAACTCTATTGTTTCTGGAGTTGTGTAATGGATCATTTAGTGAAATAAATACTTTTTTCCTGATCTTTTTTAGTTTATCTTAATTATTTGTGTCTTATCaaataagaaaacaataaaaatcgAGTCTTGTTTAACTGGAATATATTAGAATAttaaaatatcttagaataatatctctttaattttttgcatatttttgtatatctttgtgattatgtagaatattaggaaaatatttagttttttaaagtATAATGACACTcttatatatattaacattaatCTTAATGAGAAAGACAACCCGAGTCATTCTTACAATTTTGAATATTCATCATCTTTTTATTCTCTAAGGGTATCGTGGGTACGCCTTCTTTTAGGAAAGATTTGACCAAGATTGTTTTTGGACAATAATTGTTATCTTCTTTATCCTCATTCAAGGGTAGTATACGCATAAGTGTTGGTTGTGTTGCTAATTTCTAGTTGGTTATGGACTAAGCTGCAGCAATGGGATGGATATCTATCTTATTTTCAAGTATTAAGCAAGCATTCCCATCAAATCTTTGCGGCTCATGAACCCTATGATGCAGTGGCGTGCTTTTCGAGCTGAAATACCTACAAAGACATTTAAGCACACACTACACCTGACATGAAATTTCTAGAAAGAATCGGAAAACATCAATGTTAAAGGACTGGAATGTGAGGCAAATTCGCAAGGAAAACATTGGATCATTTGTcacgatttttttaaaaatttaaggtTAGAAAAATATGAATTAGCTTTAAGTGTTTGTCTAGACGCATCAAATTTGCATCAAATTCTTTTCTCTCCATTTTTTTGGCAAGATGATGTACCTTATAGTGAGGTATGTATGACTCTTAATTGTTCTTGCGAGTGATGATTGCATTGGTTGTCTCATTGATTGAGCTTTGTGGAGGTGATATGGTTAAAGGagctaaacaaaataaaaaatatttgtggtGATACAAGAACGACAAATTCAACCTATGTGGGCTTCCGGCTTCATCATGAAAGAAAGTGAACTTTTTCAAAATTGCTGAAAGATGGTTATTAGTTCAAGCACGAAAGGTGACCTTGTTTTACAGGGTAAGAAGGAGTAGAGAAAATGCCCCGAGCCAATAAGTCTTTTTTACTACAAAATTCCCAAATCTAAGAAAAAGAGCTTAGGTTATGCTTTGGTCGTTGttaataacaacaaacaaatatATTACTGTTTATAAAGTCAAAAAGTCAAGACCTCTGTTTGTTGTGTTAATAATAGTAAACAGTAAACTTATGTCTTTCAGATTTTTATGACCGTTGTGAGTGCTCCAATTAGTCGTTACTTAATTAGTTCGTTGTTGCTGACTGCGAATAATAAACACATTTTCAATCCAAAGTCTCAATATTCTCTtaaatttggagtattttgaaATACGGTGATTACAAGTTTAGTAAAAATATATATCTCTAGTttctttatttgttaattaattatttataaagtgtttttaatttactttaattatgtaattatttgATGATCTTTGATTGAGTTGTTTGATATaggcatttaatttaattaattagtgtTGATGATCTTTATGGTTAGATGTCGAACATTGGTATTGTCGAAGAGTACTGTCACAATGGTTACAATGTTGAATATGGTCGAGATTAGAGTGAActatataaaatcaacatgataTAATAACAGGTACGAGTACATATACTATCACCATCAACTTCAACaaaaattaaactcaaaatcaaattcattattcaaattcaccattatcaactagtattcaaaaatattcaaattcaccattatcaactagtattcaaaaatataaataaatagaatataaaattcaataaataagtACCTTCTATCAAGTAGGGATGAATAAGTGAGTTTAATTTGCAAATTCGTAGCCTACACCGGAGGAACTAATACATTACTAATAAACTCTAAAATGAGCCACAAATTGAGAATATGTAATTATGCtttatatcaataaaataataaaataagtcTCATAACACTTTAGTATACCTGAATAAAGGATGTAAGAGAGGATTAAAGATGCCtatatttaaattgtttttagaaaGGGGAAAGTTGTTTTTTGCAGTTATGAGCTAGgtttaaaaaaatgtaatgaAATAAGAGAGCTACTTCGTAGACATATAGCTCGATTCTGTTTGCTATTAGTTACAACAAATAGAAAACTCCTGGTCAAACAAATTCAAGTCTCTGTTCA from the Amaranthus tricolor cultivar Red isolate AtriRed21 chromosome 12, ASM2621246v1, whole genome shotgun sequence genome contains:
- the LOC130828107 gene encoding uncharacterized protein LOC130828107 codes for the protein MERAGGSNGSSNGSCYYSVLGVGKDASSADIRAAYRKLALKWHPDRWARASNPSVAADAKRQFQHIQEAYSVLSDQGKRSMYDAGFYDPTEEEDEGFCDFMQEMLSMMDNVRGEKDSLEDLQNLFVEMVGGDGMCFDFHEDQTAAKRTRNAAPKANVTAKRSSSRC